From a single Lolium rigidum isolate FL_2022 chromosome 7, APGP_CSIRO_Lrig_0.1, whole genome shotgun sequence genomic region:
- the LOC124669534 gene encoding ribulose bisphosphate carboxylase small subunit, chloroplastic 1-like, with protein MAPAVMASSATTVAPFQGLKSTAGLPVSRRSAASLGSVSNGGRIRCMQVWPIEGIKKFETLSYLPPLSPEALLKQIDFLIRSKWVPCLEFSKVGFIFREFGSTPGYYDGRYWTMWKLPMFGCTDAAQVLKEVEEVKKEYPDAYVRIIGFDNIRQVQCVSFIAFKPPGCEESGKA; from the exons ATGGCCCCTGCCGTGATGGCTTCGTCGGCCACTACTGTGGCGCCCTTCCAGGGCCTCAAGTCCACCGCTGGCCTCCCCGTCAGCCGCCGCAGCGCCGCCAGCCTCGGCAGCGTCAGCAACGGTGGAAGGATCAGGTGCATGCAG GTGTGGCCGATTGAGGGCATCAAGAAATTCGAGACCCTATCTTACCTGCCACCGCTCTCGCCCGAGGCCCTCCTGAAGCAGATCGACTTCTTGATCCGCTCCAAATGGGTTCCCTGCTTGGAGTTCAGCAAGGTTGGCTTCATCTTCCGTGAGTTCGGCAGCACTCCCGGATACTACGACGGCAGGTACTGGACAATGTGGAAGCTGCCCATGTTCGGCTGCACTGACGCCGCCCAGGTCCtcaaggaggtggaggaggtcaaGAAGGAGTACCCTGACGCCTATGTCCGCATCATCGGTTTCGACAACATCCGTCAGGTGCAGTGCGTCAGCTTCATCGCCTTCAAGCCACCAGGCTGCGAGGAGTCCGGCAAGGCATAA